Proteins co-encoded in one Pocillopora verrucosa isolate sample1 chromosome 1, ASM3666991v2, whole genome shotgun sequence genomic window:
- the LOC131796454 gene encoding G-protein coupled receptor 161-like has translation MTQKVSTIIEAIVLSFICGVSSLGNATLFFVFTRKKHLRTISNGFLLNLAFADLLVSMLNMPITVVTIIKERWIFGNTACVFFGFITMLSFVSSVMSLAMIAINRYYYVVQWKTYSITFTTKKSALFAAVVWLISVLLSVPPLFGWAEYRYIPGKSYCFVSWPSNVFYMYFMMVICFCGPLIAMSLSYYNILKFTREAARRVNQQRGNIRENEELGTEREHATVCIWRRERNKTVFKMSQDEIKLTNTLLIVVACFMACWAPFVMTMFLDVYYLNPLPRAVDVGTLLLGYANSMCNPMVYGIRNPVFRRELASLFSSCTTNRTVHVSQPVVAFAESKK, from the coding sequence ATGACTCAAAAGGTGAGCACGATCATCGAGGCCATAGTTCTCAGTTTTATCTGTGGAGTTTCCTCTTTAGGAAATGCtactttattttttgtcttcactCGAAAGAAGCATCTTCGCACCATCTCCAATGGTTTTCTTCTCAATCTTGCATTTGCTGATTTACTCGTGTCCATGTTAAACATGCCTATAACTGTGGTCACTATCATCAAAGAACGTTGGATTTTTGGAAATACTGCCTGCGTTTTCTTTGGATTCATCACGATGCTTTCGTTTGTTTCATCAGTGATGTCGCTTGCTATGATAGCCATTAACAGATACTATTACGTAGTACAGTGGAAGACATACTCCATCACGTTCACAACGAAGAAGTCGGCTTTGTTTGCCGCAGTCGTGTGGTTAATATCTGTGTTGTTATCCGTCCCACCGTTGTTTGGCTGGGCGGAATATCGTTATATTCCCGGGAAATCTTACTGCTTTGTATCTTGGCCTTCTAAtgttttttacatgtatttcatgATGGTCATATGTTTTTGTGGTCCACTTATCGCGATGTCTCTCTCTTACTATAATATCTTAAAGTTTACGAGGGAGGCTGCGCGGCGGGTAAATCAACAAAGAGGTAACATTCGTGAAAACGAAGAATTAGGCACGGAAAGAGAGCATGCGACCGTATGCATTTGGCGTcgtgaaagaaataaaacggtCTTCAAGATGTCGCAAGATGAAATTAAGCTCACCAATACTTTATTAATTGTTGTTGCCTGTTTCATGGCTTGTTGGGCACCATTTGTAATGACCATGTTTTTGGACGTTTACTATTTAAACCCACTTCCAAGAGCGGTAGACGTTGGTACACTGTTGTTAGGTTACGCGAACAGTATGTGCAACCCAATGGTGTATGGAATAAGGAATCCAGTTTTTAGGAGAGAACTGGCTAGCTTGTTTTCGTCATGTACTACAAATCGGACAGTTCATGTAAGTCAACCAGTAGTTGCTTTTGCTGAGAGCAAGAAGTAA